In Roseofilum capinflatum BLCC-M114, the DNA window TGGCACGATTTTGGATGTAGCGATCGCGCATATTGTCGAGGACATCATCCGTCTGAGCCGCAGACGCTTTTGCCGCTTCCCGTTGCGATCGCATTTGCATCGCCTTTAAGCGCACTTGCTCTAAATCCGGTTCTACACCACTCGACGGTGCAGAAACCTGTTTTTTTTGCGCCTCGTAACGTTGTCGAATCTGGTCTAAATCTGCTTCTGAAGCCTCAGACTCCGCAGAAGGCGCGTTTTTTTCTGGCTTGTAACGTTGTCGAATCTGGTCTAAATCTGCTTCTGAAGCCTCAGACTCCGCAGAAGGCGCGTTTTTTTCTGGCTTGTAACGTTGTCGAATCTGGTCTAAATCTGATTCTGAAGCCTCAGACTTTACAGAAGGCGCGTTTTTTTCTTGCTGATACCGTTGACGAAGCTCATCTAACCCAACCTCCTCTCCCTCTGTATCATTCCCACGTACAAACTGAGACTTAATATCTGCCAGCACATCATCCATCGGCTCATCCTCTTGACTCTGCTTAGGGGAGGGATCGGCAGGGGGAGGTTGGCGCTCTCCGGACTGTTTCTGCTGATGTTGAGCCTTCAAGTCATTCAAGAAATCATCAATAGAACCCATGGTTTGCCAAACCTCCCCAATACTCTAGGAAATTAAACTTTCCCCTTGACCCTAATCATAAATAGCGTTCATCAACACATCCGTCAGGGTCATGGACTCCATTTCCTCCATGATAACAGTATCCACAATGTCGAATTTCGCACCGACTTCAACCATGCGGTCATCTAAAGCCTTGAGAAACTCCGTCACTTTGGGATCTTTACCCACTTGAATAAAGGAAATCGCCAACTCTTCATCGCGATCGATTTTAGTCGATGCATCTCGAATTAAGGCGATCGCCCCTTTCTTTTCTTCCTCCCCTTCAATACCATCTGTAATCACCAAAAAGGTTTCCCCGTTTTCTTTGGCTTGACCGGCACTTTTGCGCTCAAAATAATTATTCAGGGCATGTTCAAGCACTTGATCGAACTTAGTGATTCCAGAGGGCGTATTTTCCTGGAAGATTTGCTCGACCTTACTAGCCGTGACATTATCATAGCGGCGGAAGTTAGCGGCAAACAAATAAACCGTAATCCCATCTGGATCGAGTTTTTCACAGAATTGGGCTACCTTAAATGTAGACTCTTGAGCCGCTTGCCACCGACTTTTACCTTCCGGCTGATCTTGTAGCGACATACTATTACTTTTGTCGATAATCAGAGTATAGTCGCGGTTTCTGAGAATCTCTTCTGCCATCGATGCGATCTCCTTGATATAGGGTTATGAGCAGGTATTGCTAGGAACCTGATATGGCTTGTTTCAGGGGGAGCCAACGAACATCGCGATCGCCCCCTAATTCCACAATCACTTTCACTTTAGGCTCTAAACTGGGTAACTCTGCTAGATAACCGAGTTCTTCTGAGGATAGAATATGGCCTTCAAGAATCCATAACAATAACCCTTTGGACTTGGGAGGGAGTTGAGCCACTTGGGTTTGAATAATCGGTGGGATAAAATAGACATCACCAACAGCCGCTTTTTTACCACTGCTCTTTTTACCCAAATGGGCAGGGCGAACCCCGTGTACTCCTGTTAAATAAGCAGATAAATCTCCTAAACCTCGTGCGTCCAGGGACAGGGCAGTATAACCGGCTGCTCGGACGCGCCGGATATAGCGTCCCTCTTCTCCTCCTTCTAGGGGCACATACATGCCCAGTGTGCCTGCGTTCTCTAAGTCTCGAATGAGCTTCTTACCCGTGATAATTAGTGCCATGCTCTCACCTGACCTGATGTAATTCTGGTTTATTTTAACGTGAGTTCGGCATTTTTCCTGGAGGCGATCGCAGCAACGGCTAGAGACTCGCCAAAAATAAGGGAGAGTAGATTTACTGTTCTCTCCCTGTTCGAGTATTTAGCTAACCGATAGCACTTCTGCTTCTGGAAGGGCTGCTCTCAAGGCAGTTTTCCGCGCTTCAAACAACTCTAGAAGTTTTTCAATCACAATTTGCAGCACATCTGAGGGAAACAGAGCTAAAAAGTCAGAGGCTTTGAGTTCTCCTTTGAAAAAGGCTTTGGCTTGAACGGTGAGTTCCCGAATCTGATCGAATCCCATGGATTTCACCATAAAGGTGCTTAGGGGGGAATTTTTCAGGTCATAGGAGGAATCTTTTATCCGTCCTTTTTCGAGGAGGGTGAGAACTTCTTTTTCTAGCCCATTTCCCGGTTGATGGGGGTTAGCTACGGGGGGAAGTAGTTCTTCTAAGACGACTCCGACGCTGCCTTCGGTACGCATTTCGCCCATCATGGTGGAAATGGGGATATTTTTACCGAATTGTAAGGATAGGGCTTCTAGGAAAGCGATGGAGAGCAGCTTTGTGCCTAAGTAGAGGCGACCGACATCCATGTTTCGTTGGGAGCGATCGATCAAAAGCTGATAGTCTTGAGGTTCAGGCACATTGCGAAAATTATGGAAAATAATTTCCGGTTTCAAGAAATTCATGAACCCTTCCATTTTCTGTAATGCCGTCCGGTATTGGCTCACCGTATAGGAATTCGAGTTTTTCAGATGATGGTTGGTTTCTGGCAATAAATTCCAGGTTCCATCTAAAAATCGAGCTGCACTTTCATAAGCAAAGCTACCTACATCACGGTTGGACATCCGTACCGAGCGATACACAGTTTCGGCCCTTTCTGCGTCCGTGAGTCCGGCTTGATATTTTTCGTTAACTTCCCCTAATCTTTTGTATAATACTTCGCTACTACTTAACCCTTCTGGAGTTTTCGAGCGAAAGGGAATCGTGGCTTCAATACAAGCAATAATTTGCAGAATTAGACCCGGACTCAGGAAATCTTCATAGACTTTAGCGGCAACTAAGGCGCTGAGGAATTCATTTTGTCCCGTCATGGGGGCTAGTTTTTGTCCTGCCTGGAAGTCAAACAAATCCAAGACCATTTCAAACATGCCATCTTTAGGCAACTTATCCCGGTCTAGGATGAGCAGATCTTCCCCTACCTGACGAATAAAGGGGCTAATATAATAACTTAAGTTAAAATTTACACTTTTATCAACTTGAACATAAACCACATCATGAAATAGGGCGGCCAAAACTTCGATCGCATCTTCATTTCCCCCAACTTCAAAAATATGCTCTGGCGTATGGAAATACCGCCAAGGCCCCGTCATGGTTTGCACAATCAGGTTAGCAATATCGGAAAGCTTACTTGGCTCAACCTTAACTCCTAACCGATCGATCGCCCAAACGAGCTTTTCTAAACATTGTTTTTGGTCATTTTCAAGACTCATGGAGACCTCTGCACCTTTCGTCGATCCAATTAATAATTATCATTATGCACATAAGATGGGAGAGGTGGGGGTGAGCAATCCACAATTTCACTGCTTCTCCCATCCGTAAATTCTCCTGCATGGGGTCATTTTAGGCTTTTTTGGGGGCTAACATGCGTTCTAAGCTCATGCCCAACACCCCTAAACTCACCAATCCTAAACCTATCCATTGCTGAGTTCTGAGGGCCTCAGCAATCAAAAATAGGCTAAACAGAGCGGTCAGTGCGGGGCCACTAGCTCCCACGATAGAGGCTAAAGCGGGCCCTGCAAAGCGAATAGCAAAGTTATTGAGTAAATAGCTACCCAGGGTGAGAAGGCCCAAAATCGTCCCGCCAATCAGCAGACCCATTTGAGTATTCGGTTCAATAACTACGCCCAAGCCTTCTGGTAAGGGAAACAGGAGGGAAATTCCAGAAAAGACAAAAATGGCTGCAAAGGAGACGAGAGAAAAGGGAATGGGGTGTAATTTCTTGGTTCCCATACCCACTAAAAGCACGTAACCGGCGAAGGTGACCCCAGCACCAACGGCAGCCGCGATACCGAGTTGGGTATTGCCCTCGATCCCCCCTTGGGGCAGGGCCATGATCCCTCCAGCCAGGATAACGGCCATGGCAATAATACGAGCTAGGTTGGGGCGATCGCCAAATAGGGCCCATGAAGCAAATACGGTGACAATCGGATAGATAAAGAAAATGGTGATCGCAATCCCTGTGGGAATATTACCAATGGCAATATAAATACAGACTTGGGACAAAAAGAGAAAGAACCCACTGCCCACCACCTTCAGCATGTGGTCATAATCATTGGACTCGATAAAGCGCTTGATGTCTGACCAAACCGAAGGATAGAGAACTGTGGCCAAGATAGGGAAGACCAACATGATCACAATCATGCGTAAAAACAGGATGAGCAAGGAATTGCCTAACCCTGGAGTAATCAACCCATCTACTGGAAACACCCCTAACACCAGTCGAGGTTCGGGGGAAAGCTTTAATAAAATTTTCAGGGTGACGTTGAATAAAGAAAGCACACAAGCGGATAAGAAGGCTAAGAGTAAACCGGCTACCACTTGACCATCTTTCGTCTGTGGCTTGGGTTTCGGAGTCATCTCTGGAGGGGGATTAACCGTTTCTTCCTGTGCAGAAGGCCCAGGAACCTTTGGGATCTGCTCAAGGTGTTTGCTCTCAATTTGCGATCGCAAGCGATGGGCCAAACCCTCCAGAGTTCTAATTTCCTCCAGAAGTCTAGCTCCTCGATCGCCGAGGGGCTGTCCATCCTGACTCAGTTGATGGGCCAGCTCCTCTTGTAGCCTTTCCAGGTCTTGATTGACTTTCCTTAAAGTCTCTTCGGCACTTCTTGCCTTAGAGTTATCTAAGTCCGTATTGTCCATTTGATATTCACTTGAAAGACGACGGGTAGGGGGCGCAAGCCCTTTCCAGAAGTAATAAGGCCTTTGTTGCTTTAAGCATACCGATCCAAGGGAGAGAACGGAGGATTTTTGCTAGGAATTTAACAATCTTAATAGAAGAACCAGCAAGGAGGACAGCCGTCACTGCACCTAGGAGTGTCTAGCCCACAGAGGAGTGACTCTGTGGGGGGTTTATGCCGAAAACAGGCGAACTATTGCCAAGATAGTAGCACTTATACTAGCAGTCAGGGGGAGGGTGATCGCCCAAACTAAGGCAATTTCTTTGAGGGTGTTGAATTTTAGGGGGGAAGAGGGCGATCGCTGCACCAGTCCGATCCCGACGACCGCACCGACGAGAGCATGGGAGGTGGAGACGGGAAAGCCCAACCGAGAGGCGAGTAAAATGGTGGTGGCTGTGGCCACTTCGGCACAAAATCCCCCACTGGGTTTGAGGGAGGTAATGTTTTCGCCGACGGTAGAAATTACGTTTTTTCCCCAAATGGCGAGTCCGAAGACGATCCCGATCGCTCCCACCATTAAACTCCAGAGGGGTACGTGAAAGTCTCCGGGAATTAGAATCTCACTTTGGCGAATTTGGCTAATTACGGCTAAGGGGGCGATCGCATTGCCCACATCATTGGAGCCATGGGCAAAGGCGACAAAACAGGCGCTGATCACCTGAAATTGGGCAAAAACGGCTTCTAGGGGTCGCTCTGGCTGGAGGCGATGCCAAGTGAGGGCTGTTAGGGCTACCGTCCCTAGGGCGGCTGTGCCTATCATGGCGGTATGGTTGGGAATCTGGGGAATGGAGACACTGGAAAAGAGGGTGGGCAAAACGATCGCCCCAAAAATACTGAATAAACCGGTACAGATCCAGGGAATCCATTCTTGCAGCCTGAACTGAGCTTGGGGATGGTCTAAAACCCAGGCTTTGAGGCGATTATAAAAGACCATGGCCAGGCTTCCACTCACAACTGGGGTAATCACCCAAACCAGGGAAATACGCCCCAGGGTAGACCAATCAATGGCTTCTGTGCCGATCGCCACCCCACTAAATCCGGCGATCGCCCCGACAATAGCATGAGAGGAGGCCACGGGGAGGCCGAAACTGGTGGCAATTTGTAACCAGAGTCCACAGGCCAGCAGTACGGAAACCATCCCCAGAAATAGAAGTTGGAGATCGGGGGCAAATTCTTCTAGATGAATTAAGTCAGTGGCCAAGGTTTCGGAAACTCGACCCCCAAACCAAACCGCGCCCGTAAATTCTAGGATGCCAGCAATAATGGCGGCCTGGGTGAGGGTAATGGCTTTCGATCCGACGGATGTTCCCATGGAATTGGCCACATCATTCGCACCCAAATTGCAGGCGACGTAGAAGGCCAGTAGAACAGGTAAGAGTAAATCCATTCAGTGATACTCAATTGAAGATTTAGTAAGGGAAAGTGATTTCAATAATGATTCAAAAACGGATTTTAGGGTTAGATCCAGGATTAGCCCGTTTAGGGTTCGGTATTCTAGACTGTGAGCAATGCGAGGACACTCAAGAGGAGCGATTGAAGCCGTTGGATTTTGGGGTGATTACGACCCCAAGCGGCCAAGCGGTGGGCGATCGCCTCTGTACTCTTTATGAGGATCTGCAAGCCATTGTCACCCAGTGGCAGCCGGATCTGGCGGCGATCGAAAAGTTGTTTTTCTATCGTATGGGCAATACGATTTTGGTGGCTCAAGCGCGAGGGGTTCTGCTCCTGGTTTTGGCTCAACACCAGATTCCTATGGTTGAATATACTCCTGCCCAAGTCAAGCAAACTCTGACGGGATATGGCAGGGCTGATAAGGAGGAAGTCCAAGAATCAGTGATGCTAGAGTTAGCCCTAGAAGAGATTCCCAAGCCAGATGATGCGGCGGATGCGTTGGCGATCGCCCTAACCGCCTGGTTAACAATGAACAATGAACAATGAACAATTATGATCTCGATTGAACAACTGACTACAACCCAAGCTTATCAATTTCATGGTGATGTCAATTTATACAACTCCTGTGAAGCAAAAGAGTTAGCGACGCAGGGGGCTGGCGATCGCCAATTTCACGTTCTTGGATCTCCCCAAAACAACGCCCTTCCCATCCTCCTCTGTGAAGACGATTATTCCTGCTGGTTATCCTTAAACGACCTCGATAAAATCGATTTGGCTCTGGCTCCCTATCAACCCCGTCCCCTCATCCGCGCCGAAATTGAAAAGAGAATTAATGGCGTAATTGCCTACACTCAAAACGCCATGAATCAACCGAATGAATATCTCTGGGGAGGAACTGTTCCCCCCAATTACGATTGTTCCGGACTAATGCAAGCCGCATTTGCCTCCGTTGGCATCTGGTTACCCAGAGATGCTTATCAACAACACAACTTTACCCAACCCATTTCCCTCGAAGAAGCACAACCCGGCGATCTCCTCTTTTTCTCCTCTGGAAAACGCATTACCCATGTCGCTTTATATTTAGGCAATCACCAATATATTCATAGCTCAGGAAAATATCGGGGGCGCAATGGCATAGGCATAGATAGTTTAGCTTCTGAATCCGATTCCATTAGCCAATACTACGCTACAACTTTCTGTGGATTGGGTCGAGTTATCGCTGGATATATCAGTACAGGCAATCCAGAATCTCAATTTGAATGTCCACTATCAGTCAATTCATGAAAACAGCTCGTTTTATTGCTATTTTTAGCCTAGCCGTGGGTTTAATTCTTACTATTCAGCCCACGGCGATCGCTCAACTGCCTTTCTTAACACAACAACCGATTACGCCCCAAGAACATAATACCCCTTGGTGGGATCTCAACAAAGCTCAACCCTGTGGACGATATTGGTGCAGTGAAGTTCATCTTTATAGCACCAAAGTTTTAACAGGAGAATTAAAACTTGCGGTTCAGTCTAATTTGGAATCTGAAAGCCCAGATGAAGCCATCATCAAGGTTGAGCAAAGAGCAAAATTAGTCCAATCTTCAATCAATAGAGGGATTAACGCAATTACTCAAAATTATGAATTTCCTCACAGCTCTGATGACAAAAACTGGACTTTTTGGTGGTTTTGGAATCAAAATAAACTTAAACATCCCCTCACACCACGATTAGCTGTTGGGATCAAAAATAATGAAACTGTAGTTTACGCACCTCCTCAGCCTCAGTTTGGAATTTTCAGATCGGCCACAGTAGTTACCATTACTGATGTAGATTCTCGCGCTAATTTTACTACGGTTGAAAAATTAGGAGAAATTTGGAGTGCCAACTTAGAATTAGCATTTAGCGAAATTTTATGGGGGAAAGAATTTGATGCCAAATATCCTTGGATTCGCTCAAAAATAGCCTTCCTCGTAATCATATTAAGTTTGAGTATTTTTGTGTTACTGTATAGTGCAAGAGAAAAGCTGACTACATGGAGAAGAAAGCTTAAAGATCAGATCAAAACATTAATCAAATCCCTTGAAGTTGATGCCCAGGAAAATTCTGGAGAGACCCTAGAAAAAGAAGCTGACACCAACTCCATCCAATTTTCTGATTTACCATCAGAAAGTTCTGCTAATACAATTAATCTGAGTCACAGACCAAAAATCAATAAAAAAAAGTTAAAAAAAATACATTTAAGATTTAAATACTTTTTTAGATTAAACCCGCTTAAGGTATCCAGAAAAAAGCTTTCTTCTCAAATATTTTTCATCCAGCAAACACAAAATTTAATTGAATTATTTAGAAGGATTTTTTTGATCTTGCAGCCCTCAGTCTTGTTGGTTGGTTTAGCTTTGACGTTTGGGCTATTTAGAACGACAAGATTTTTAACCTTTGCCTTTATTGTTCAAGCCATTTTACTGCCGACTCTTTGGATTTCAATTACTATAATTGATAAGTTTTGCGACATTATTATTGATTCTACATTAAATAAGTGGGCTAAAGAAAAACAAGAAATAGATCCTTCGTCTAATCGTTATACTTTGCGGGTTACAACCTATTCTCCAGCCATAAAACAGGGTAAACATGCGTTATTTAGTGCCTTGGGTATTTATATCACGATGAATTTGTTAGGCGTGAACATTAATGTTCTAGCCAGTGTCGGCGTTTTAACAGTTGTATTGGCATTTATTTCGCGAAATTTATTAGAAGATATGCTCAATGGAATTTTAATCCTCTGGACAGATCGCTATGCCCAGGGAGATTTTGTTGAGATTAATAATTTTTCGGGTACAGTGGAAATGATTAATCTTTATGTTACCCATCTCAGGAATTTAGATGGTCAACTGATCATTATCCCCAATGGTCAAGTCTCCACAGTGATTAACAGTACCAAAGATTGGTCAAGAAGTAATTTAACGATTAAAATTGCTTTAGGTGCAGATTTGAAAAAGGCGATGGAAATCATTAAGCAAGTCTCTAATGAACTGGAACAGGATGAAGAATGGAAAGATAAAATCTTAGAACCGGTGAATATTTTAGGAGTCGATGATATTTCCCATGAAGGAACCATTATTCGCTTTTTGATTAAAACTGTTCCTGGCGAACAATGGGCGGTGTCTCGGACATTTCGTTTACGGATTAAGAAGTCTTTAGATGAAGCGGGGATTGCTTTAGGTATTCCTCAGCAAATTTGGTGTACTACTCCTACCGGATCTTATATCCCTAAATCTGAGGATAGGCTTGAACCTCCTAGTTCAGTAGATAAGGATACAAAATTCGGTTAAAGACTAATTATACCAAGATTTTGATGGATGACCTGAACATGATATGAAAATTCCTAATCTTCAAAACTGATAACATTGGTCATTAATGCAGAGTTTAATGGGAACTGAATGCCCGCGATGATCGACTTTAACTTCTACAACAAAGGGTTGCCCTTCTTGTTGTTGCGCTAAGTTGATTTCCTGATTGATTTTTTGACGTTGATCTTCTGGCATATAATAGGTTTCTAACCCATAAACCAATTGTCCTTGATTGACTCGTCCACGCAAAGCAATTTGATTCGAGGGTAAGTTTTCGGGTAAACTAGGACTGACTGAAATGGCTTTCCAAGCTGCGGGGAGTTCTCCCTGGTTTTCTGTTTGTGGTTGTTCTAAGATTAGATAAAACTCCCGACTGAGTTGGTTCGGTGTCGCGGATAACCGATCCCATCCGGGAAGATTTTGCAGGGTTTCCCAGCGAGAAATATCATAACTTAGGGTTTGGGAATAGCCCCGTAGCCAATCGTAGGGATCGACGGGTTGGGTTTGCAAAATGACGGTTGTTCCGGTCACTCTAGTGTAGAAGGCTTGACCGGGAATGGTGAGGACTAAACTGACCTGAATGGCTAAGGGAAGAATGAAACGCCACCAGGGAATTTGAGTGCGTTTTAGGGAGGTTTGCAGAGAGTCAGAAACGGTAGAGGGAGACATGAAATGAGTAATGAGTAATGAGTGATGTTAAGTTTTTTGGTGCTGTTTCTCAAACCAGAATCCGGCTGCCATTACGCCTAAGCCGCAGAGTATAAAGACTATGGATTTTAAGAGTAATCCGGTTTCGTATTCTAACATGCGGCTGATAATTTGCCCGGTCAGTAATACTAATCCACTCCAAAATCCTAATCGGGTTCCCCATTTTAATCCCCGACGAATGAAGGTGATGGCGAGTAGGAAGATTTGGATGTTGATGATGAGGGGGGCAAAAATGGGTAAGGGGTAAATGAGACTATGCCAGAGGAAGAGAGCGGCGGTTATGGCTAAAAGGTTTAAGATAAGAAGACTAGCGCTCTCTAAATGCCATTTATGGGGCGATCGCCGAGATTTGGCCAGTTGAAACCATTGCCATAGGCTCAAGCCCACTAGGGCTAAAATATCGAGGCTTAAGCCCCATCCCCCTAGGCTTGGATCGACGTTCCCCCAACTTCCCCACCCATTCCACCATCCATGGAAGGAAAACAGGTATAACTGTAGGGCGATCAGCAATAGGGCGAGTCGGCGAGCAATGGGTTGAAAGGGACGATGATCGAAGTTGCCCAAGGCGATCGCGCGATCGTCATAACTCCACAAAAACGCTGGTGGCAAAGTTAACCCTAATATGACTTTCACAACTACAGGAACCGCCCATACCCCGATCGCCGCTAACTGTATCCAGACGGTGGGGATCAGTGCCACCATCATTAAGGCAAAAATGACCCGTGAATTCCACCAACGGGCTAAAATGATTCCGACTACTCCCGTGATTAAGGGGGCATGTTGCAAAATTCCGGCAATGCCGGGTAAGCCTCCTGGAGCCAACCAATCATCTAGGCTAAATCCATAAGCCAGAGCCATTAACACCAGGGAAACGAAGCCTAAAAGGGTTGTTCGCAGACTAATGGCTAAACCGGTTACGCCTAATCCCCAAATCAGATAGAGCTGATAAATGGGGCCATCTAGATGAAACATTTGGGACATTAATCCCAAGTTCGCGCCTAGGAGTAGGGTTCCCAAGAGCAGTAACCCTTGACCAAATCGATGTTGCCAGCGATCGCCAGGAAAGCGCCATAAGTAAAATCCCAGAGTATGGGATGCGATTAAACTGGACAATAATAGGGCAATTTTGAGCGATCGCGGCCAGCCTTGCCAATTCGCCGCCACAAACGTGATTGCTCCTAACCCCAATAATACTGCTCCCAAGCCCACCAACACGGCAATAAACCGGTTACTCGCATCCGCTTCCAGGCGATCGAATTGATAGCGATCGGACAATTGAGTATAAATTTCTTCAGAAATTAATCCTTCAGATTTCCAAATCTCCGCCTCTTGACGCAGTTGGCGACGAAATTTTTCGGCCATAGTAGTGATGACTTAATCTGCTCACTTCAGTGAATTAACTGGGTCAATCATCCTGGAGTTGTTCGCGCCCATTACGAACCACGCGCAACATTTCCCCTAAACGACCTTCAAGATCGTGTAACACTTGATCTGCATAATCATCTGCTCCTTTCTGAATGATTTCGCACTCTTCCAGGATTTTCTGACGTTTAAGCTCTAAATCTTCTGTGGACTGTTTCTCTAACTCTTCTAACTCAAAGAGTAAATTTTCCTTCGTTTTTTGGCACTCCTGTAGGGTTTGTTGCCAAATGACTTGAGCTTCCTGTTCCGCTTGCTGGACTAAACTCATTTCGTCTAAAATCTCACTAGCCTGTTGTTCTGCGGCACTAATGAGATCCTGAGAATAACGTTTCGCTTTGAGCATAATTTCATCTCGGTTACTTACCAAAGTTACCGCTTGCTCAAAAACTTTTGGTAAGTGAAACTGAATTAACTCAATTTGATCTAATAACTGGTCTTCATCTACAAAGGTATAGCGCGTCCAAGGGATTTGGGCGCTCATCAAAATCATTTCCTTGAGGCGCTCTAATTCCTCTTGAATATCAACATCCGGTTTACCATGGAGTCCACTGCTTCCATTAGGGGAAGGTTCTCCCTGGGTTGGGGAGGTGGGTTCGCGTTCTGAGTTTATGGGGGAGGGGTCTTGTTGTAGCATTGGTAGATATCGAGGGCAACGTGATGGGGAACTAGGTGATCGACGGAAGCGCCAAATTTGGCGATTTCTTTAACCAGACTACTACTCAGAAAGCCGTATTCTGTAGACGTTGCCAGAAACACCGTTTCGATTTCCTCTAGGAGGGTTTTATTGGTGTGGGCCATTTGGAGTTCTTTTTCAAAGTCTGACACCACTCTCAGACCCCTCAGCAATACTTGAGCGCCTTGCATTTTAGCATAGTTTACGGTTAGACCATCAAAACTGTCAACTTTGACCTGGGGTAAATGTTCGGTCGCTTTTTGAATTTGACTCATGCGTTTAGCCACCGAAAATAGGGGCTGTTTGTTGGGGTTGATCATGATCACGACAATCACCTGGTGGAATAGGCGAGATCCTCGTTCAATGATATCGAGATGGCCGAGGGTGATGGGATCGAAGCTTCCTGGGTAGATGGCAGTCAAAGGTAAACCCATAGATTAGCCCATTTGATGAAGTACATGAGGATTATACGGTATGGGTTGAATCTCACAGCCGTTAAACTCCTAGGGTTATAATCTTGAGGGAATTGAGAGATAGAGCAACCGAATTAACGATCAATATCCAGCAGAGGAATTTAGGTGCAGTGATGATCGATAGTGAGGAATTACTAAACCGCTATGGGGCGGGAGAGCGCGATTTTAAGGGGGTTGTGCTGGAGAGCGGAAATTTAGTGGGATCGGATTTGTCTGGGATTAATTTAAGTGGGGCGATTTTACGGGGGGTTTCTTTAGCGAGGGCTTCTCTGAGTCGGGCAGTTTTAAGTAATGCGGATCTTCGGGATGCTTTTTTGTATGGTGCAGATTTGACCTGGGCTAAATTACAGGGGGCAAATTTGGAGAATGCCGATCTGACGAAGGCTAATTTGAAGAGTGCGGATTTAACTGGGGTGAATTTGAGAAGGGGAAAATTAAGTGGGGCAGTGTTGCGTTGGGTGAAGTTATATCGGGCGGATTTAAGGGAGGTGAATTTGTGTGGGGCAAATTTGTGTGGGATTATTTTGCGATC includes these proteins:
- a CDS encoding mechanosensitive ion channel family protein gives rise to the protein MKTARFIAIFSLAVGLILTIQPTAIAQLPFLTQQPITPQEHNTPWWDLNKAQPCGRYWCSEVHLYSTKVLTGELKLAVQSNLESESPDEAIIKVEQRAKLVQSSINRGINAITQNYEFPHSSDDKNWTFWWFWNQNKLKHPLTPRLAVGIKNNETVVYAPPQPQFGIFRSATVVTITDVDSRANFTTVEKLGEIWSANLELAFSEILWGKEFDAKYPWIRSKIAFLVIILSLSIFVLLYSAREKLTTWRRKLKDQIKTLIKSLEVDAQENSGETLEKEADTNSIQFSDLPSESSANTINLSHRPKINKKKLKKIHLRFKYFFRLNPLKVSRKKLSSQIFFIQQTQNLIELFRRIFLILQPSVLLVGLALTFGLFRTTRFLTFAFIVQAILLPTLWISITIIDKFCDIIIDSTLNKWAKEKQEIDPSSNRYTLRVTTYSPAIKQGKHALFSALGIYITMNLLGVNINVLASVGVLTVVLAFISRNLLEDMLNGILILWTDRYAQGDFVEINNFSGTVEMINLYVTHLRNLDGQLIIIPNGQVSTVINSTKDWSRSNLTIKIALGADLKKAMEIIKQVSNELEQDEEWKDKILEPVNILGVDDISHEGTIIRFLIKTVPGEQWAVSRTFRLRIKKSLDEAGIALGIPQQIWCTTPTGSYIPKSEDRLEPPSSVDKDTKFG
- a CDS encoding GDYXXLXY domain-containing protein, whose translation is MSPSTVSDSLQTSLKRTQIPWWRFILPLAIQVSLVLTIPGQAFYTRVTGTTVILQTQPVDPYDWLRGYSQTLSYDISRWETLQNLPGWDRLSATPNQLSREFYLILEQPQTENQGELPAAWKAISVSPSLPENLPSNQIALRGRVNQGQLVYGLETYYMPEDQRQKINQEINLAQQQEGQPFVVEVKVDHRGHSVPIKLCINDQCYQF
- a CDS encoding DUF2157 domain-containing protein, whose product is MAEKFRRQLRQEAEIWKSEGLISEEIYTQLSDRYQFDRLEADASNRFIAVLVGLGAVLLGLGAITFVAANWQGWPRSLKIALLLSSLIASHTLGFYLWRFPGDRWQHRFGQGLLLLGTLLLGANLGLMSQMFHLDGPIYQLYLIWGLGVTGLAISLRTTLLGFVSLVLMALAYGFSLDDWLAPGGLPGIAGILQHAPLITGVVGIILARWWNSRVIFALMMVALIPTVWIQLAAIGVWAVPVVVKVILGLTLPPAFLWSYDDRAIALGNFDHRPFQPIARRLALLLIALQLYLFSFHGWWNGWGSWGNVDPSLGGWGLSLDILALVGLSLWQWFQLAKSRRSPHKWHLESASLLILNLLAITAALFLWHSLIYPLPIFAPLIINIQIFLLAITFIRRGLKWGTRLGFWSGLVLLTGQIISRMLEYETGLLLKSIVFILCGLGVMAAGFWFEKQHQKT
- the coaD gene encoding pantetheine-phosphate adenylyltransferase → MTAIYPGSFDPITLGHLDIIERGSRLFHQVIVVIMINPNKQPLFSVAKRMSQIQKATEHLPQVKVDSFDGLTVNYAKMQGAQVLLRGLRVVSDFEKELQMAHTNKTLLEEIETVFLATSTEYGFLSSSLVKEIAKFGASVDHLVPHHVALDIYQCYNKTPPP